One window of Candidatus Methylomirabilota bacterium genomic DNA carries:
- a CDS encoding type I glutamate--ammonia ligase: ELAEVPSVPGSLSEALDALERDHEFLLKGDVFTEDVIETWLWYKRTKEVDPVRLRPHPYEFVLYYDL; this comes from the coding sequence AGAGCTGGCGGAGGTCCCGTCGGTTCCCGGCTCGTTGAGCGAGGCGCTCGATGCGCTCGAGCGGGATCACGAATTCCTCCTGAAGGGCGATGTCTTCACCGAAGACGTCATCGAAACGTGGCTCTGGTACAAGCGGACGAAGGAGGTGGACCCGGTCCGGCTCCGGCCCCACCCGTACGAGTTCGTGCTGTACTACGATCTGTAG